The DNA segment TCATACTGTCACCCCACACTGTTTTTTCGACGGGATGTAACGGATGTAACTGGCaatttcgttgctctgtacttgtgacatgtgcaatgacaatataGTCTACTATTACTCATTTAATCTAAATACATTCATCGCAAAGCAAattttttatttgaaaccaatatttttttcagGATTAAAAATACTGGGGAAAAAAAGGTTTTATATTACCGTAGTCTGGCTGAGCGGAAATGGATCATTTTTAACCGGAAACGACGCTATCGAACAAGtacttttttattgttttgaatgATACACCCTTCCCCCTACCGAGAAAATACACATCATATCTTTAACATGTAAATCTTAAAATACTGTATAATTAAAGCTGTTGTAGGCCTATTATATGCTCATCAAAGGGTTCATTCATTTTGCGTTTGGTTGTTCATCCAGGATGTGGCAAACATCCTTTATGTTGGTTCTGAGGAGACATTCAAGGTCATTTCTTAGTTGTTACTACAACTAAGCATACATGAGGAGCTGGAAAATATATAAAGGAGACTTTGACATGTGTGTATAACAAAGGGGAATGCCCAATTGTAATAAACTAGATCTTGAGAAAGTCAAAAGGTAATACTTTGTTTaaaatagtaggcctacatgttgaaATTCTTTCCATACACgtttttttatatacatatttttgaaactATTAGGGGAACTAAGTCAATCATACAATGATGTTATTAGCACCTGATGGAAAAGGGCGATGTTTAAAATGCAGTAGTGAAAGCAAGTGGGGGTGGGAAATGTTGGGCAAGGGCTAAATCGACTGGTTACAAAACAATAAAAGGCTGTCAGAAAAGGTTTTAAAAGAAGAAGTCAAGGCAGAAAGCAGTCAAAGACACGGAGGCATTTAAGTCACTGGCACATTTTGGAAACGGTAGGCTCTCTTTTATTCACATTTACAATCTTTTCAACcgacaaaaaataacaaacccAGAACAATAAGGTTATTTTGTAAACATAAGTAAAATAACCTTTGAGGTGTGTAATTACAAATTGTCCTTTTAAAAAGAGTTTTAACCATTCATGACTACATCTCTGAACAAAGCTCAGCcattttcttgttttatttcaaaTTTATACAGATGATTCTATTCTTTTTAAGTGGATTCTTAAATCAGTTCAGCTCTCTTGAATTACTACAATACAGTACCAAATGTGCAATTGTGTCAGTTAATCGACAGAATAAAAACCAATGACAAAAGTTAGTTGCTGTAATATGTAACCATATGTTGGCCATGAAAAATAAAGGGTGATCTTAACTAAAACactgtgttgtgtttatgtttctTTCCTCAGGACTTTGTGCTGACCTTTATTCAACCATTGCCATAATGGATTTAGGGGATTATGATTCCGGCCAGTATGACAACTACACTTACAATGACGATAACGAGACCACAATATCGAAGGCCTCTTCCCTACCCATCACAGGGTGTTTTGATTCGATTATCTGCATTGCACTCATTATCATCAACGTCGTCATCTTCATACTGGGCTTCTGCGGCAATGCTGTTGTGATTTGGATCGCCGGCTTCAAGATGAACAAGTCGGTTAACACCACCTGGTACCTGAGCCTGGCCATCTCTGACTTCATCTTCTGTGCCTGCTTGCCCTTTGGTATCGCGAACTTGGCGATGGGAGAGTGGATATTCGGCCTGGTCATGTGTAAGCTCACCTCCTTCGTCATGTTCCTCAACATGTTCAGCAGCATCTTCCTGCTGGTGGTCATCAGCGTAGACCGCTGCGTGTCTGTGGCTTTTCCCGTGTGGGCGCAGAACCAACGCACCGTCAGGAAGGCCTCAGCCGTGGTAGTCCTGGCCTGGTTGATGTCCATCACGCTCAGCATGCCCAGTATGGTGTTCCGTGACGTGTCCGACCACCGAGGGAAGGTAACATGCGCCAACAATTACACCACATATAGACACAGCCATAAGTACGTGGCGTGGAGCCGCTTCCTTGGAGGGTTCGTGGTGCCCTTCTTGATCATCATCTTCTGCTACTCTGTCATCATCCTCAAACTCACAAAGAATAAGATGACCAAATCGACCAAACCCTTCAAGGTCATGTCGGCCCTCATCGCCACATTCTTCATCTGCTGGCTTCCATACCACTTCTTCATTCTGCTGGAGCTGAACCCCCACCAGTTCGATGTGGAGAGCCTCACCATTGGACTACAGGTGGGCACGACTATTGCGACGGCCAACAGCTTCCTGAACCCGTTCCTCTATGTGTTCATGGGCAACGACTTCAAGCAGAAGTTCAAGAGTTCCCTGCTCAACAAAATGGAGAATGCTATGGGCGAAGACGGCCGCACTCTCAGCCGGTACCTGTCCAGGTCCAGCTCTTATGACGCCAGGGCCTCTACACACATCTAGAATGCTCCAGCTTATGAACATTACCAACATAACATCTGCTGTCTGTGTCCAGATGGCAATGTTTTCCCAACTATAGCTCCTATACGTCAAATTGATTTGTCATACAAAGAATGTAGATGGGGACGGATATAGCGCAGTGGCTTACGTGTTTGACTTCAGCCTTAAGggtctgggttcgatccctcaTGTACACAGCCTACCTGTAAGCATCTTTGACCAAGATGCCCAACCCCTTtctactccttaatgacctgaatctgtattcactgtaaATCATGTTGGATTGAAGTGTGGTAAATGTAAAATTGGATCTATAAATAATACATCATATATTTCTCAGGTAACCTAAGCTTAGTCCTGGTCCTAGCGGTTAGAGTTGTACAGAGTTGTTTACTTAATATGATTGTTCACAGGGGTATGTGGAATGTATACTTTTAATTTGAATGTCTTGTCGGTTAATAGCCATAATAACAGGAATGTGGATGTAGGAATTTTGTGAAATCATTATTGATATTTTAAGGAAGGAAAACCACTACAATTCTctgctgttgtttttgctgATAAAAAGATATTTGTCAAGGAACATTGCTAAGTTCTACATGAATATGAGAAGTATATAAATAGGTAAAGACAGTCATCGTCATAGCTGTTTAATTATCGTTTTTCACAAATACAATATAGCTAAATATATGACCAGCCAAACATCTAGGCATATTGTATAAGGTTCTTTCCTGTAATATGCGTTTCATAGAACTATTAGGTTAAAATAGGCATGCTTTATTACTTATTCCAATTATATTCAAATATTCCATAAAATGTTCTTTCAATCCTAGAATCAAAAGATCATGAACTTATGATTtcattatcaataaaaaaaatgaaccaGAATCAAACTGAGCCAGAACTTGGCTTGTGTCTGCATTATTATGAGTAATAAGATAATGAGAATAGTATAGATCGTCTGTAGTAAGGAAAAGTTTTTAGGAAACATGTGGCACATATTTACTATTCCTTCCACGATTTATACTGTCCATGAATGCAACGTTTATTTTACATCGATATTTTTGTAGATGCTAGGAAGAACAGCACTCGTCTGTGTACGAGGGATTGTTGATCAATAAacatttcaatttcaatttcaatttcaacCGTGAACCGTAAATATCACACGGAAAATGCTGGGACGCTTGAAACATAAACAAGCTAGCTGGCACAGAGGAGGGGAAACACGCTGACTCAATACACTGGTAGTTACGACACTGATTAGCGACACGCATGATgatatttttttggaataaagttgaaataccATGAAATATCATGTCGAGATTAATCTCGACATTTCGAGAATAAAGTCATCATGAGAATAGGAATCCTATTCTCCGGCAGGCCGAACCGGACCCCGACGTGAGGCGGATGgatcttgcttcgccctgaaggggcttattttttcgacaatgaccggcgttctatacattatcctgcTTATTACAGGGCTATTTGACAATGAAAACAATACTTCACAAGGTGTgtatttttacaatttatttgttaccattctTAGTGTTTATCAGTGCAGAGAAATTGTTCGCCAAAGATGTTGACGTCTTTTAGCAACCAAATATGCTTGGGTTGATAAGTAACCGAACTGCTTGCATAGCGGTATGAAAGatgtgaatcagaggcaaagaatccactttccttgacagcgacCATTAAAAGTACAATTTCACCAGATCATCAACACAAGGCATTTTGATGAGACGTCACCCAAGTGAGACTGAATTAAGGTCTTGTTCTCTCCATATGATTTAATGGACATGTCGAcattaatcataataataatttccaGAATAAAGTCGACATgatgtttcaactttattccCGAAATGTCAAGATTAATGTCGACATTTCGCCATTAATCTCGTCATGGAAAGAAGAAAAATTAAATCATGTGTGTTCCTAATACGAGGACAGGGAATGAAATAATCGATGAAGGGGGCGAGATATGACATAAGACCTTAAAAACATTGAATTACTGttgatatatatgtatttgtatcACTTTATATATAGTTTTCTCCTTTGAcaacaaactaacaaacaaTGTGATGTTCCTTCTTCTAATAAACGGTAGGcctattattaaaatatattaattaattaattaattgtagcTATTGATCGTCTTTCCAACACGTTATATGATTGAATCACCTCACATGACAAAACATTGATGAATTGACCTAATTAGACTATGTATTGGCCCTTTAACAAATTGCTTTCATCCCATATAGAAAATGCTCATGTGACATCCTTATACAGGCTGCCAGTCCTTCTATGAAAGCAAGTTTGACCAAAGTTTAATGCAgttgtaaaaatagaaaatggtATCTCGCCACACAAAGGTTCTGCTGTTATCTTTTTTTGAAAGGT comes from the Gadus chalcogrammus isolate NIFS_2021 chromosome 6, NIFS_Gcha_1.0, whole genome shotgun sequence genome and includes:
- the LOC130384196 gene encoding chemerin-like receptor 1 isoform X2 — its product is MDLGDYDSGQYDNYTYNDDNETTISKASSLPITGCFDSIICIALIIINVVIFILGFCGNAVVIWIAGFKMNKSVNTTWYLSLAISDFIFCACLPFGIANLAMGEWIFGLVMCKLTSFVMFLNMFSSIFLLVVISVDRCVSVAFPVWAQNQRTVRKASAVVVLAWLMSITLSMPSMVFRDVSDHRGKNKMTKSTKPFKVMSALIATFFICWLPYHFFILLELNPHQFDVESLTIGLQVGTTIATANSFLNPFLYVFMGNDFKQKFKSSLLNKMENAMGEDGRTLSRYLSRSSSYDARASTHI
- the LOC130384196 gene encoding chemerin-like receptor 1 isoform X1, which produces MDLGDYDSGQYDNYTYNDDNETTISKASSLPITGCFDSIICIALIIINVVIFILGFCGNAVVIWIAGFKMNKSVNTTWYLSLAISDFIFCACLPFGIANLAMGEWIFGLVMCKLTSFVMFLNMFSSIFLLVVISVDRCVSVAFPVWAQNQRTVRKASAVVVLAWLMSITLSMPSMVFRDVSDHRGKVTCANNYTTYRHSHKYVAWSRFLGGFVVPFLIIIFCYSVIILKLTKNKMTKSTKPFKVMSALIATFFICWLPYHFFILLELNPHQFDVESLTIGLQVGTTIATANSFLNPFLYVFMGNDFKQKFKSSLLNKMENAMGEDGRTLSRYLSRSSSYDARASTHI